The genome window TCATCTCACGCTTATTTGAGAAAATAAAGCTTGAGGCTTCTCGCGGTTAAGCTAAATAAGATAAACCTGCAGATAACCAACGCGATCGCGTTGGTTATCTCTGAAGTAAAGCATCACCATGATTAATAACAAAAAGTATTGAACCGACAATTAAAGCTACTTTCAATGCAGTTGATGCAAATTGAGGACTAATTAAACTACTCAGAAATAAGAAGGTCTTATTGTTTTTCATTCTGTTGTAAACTTTTAGTAACCTGACGCACATTTGCCAAACAGCAGCTACCTTGAGGATTATTTACCTCACAACCACATCGTTTAGCTTTGATATGATTACGAATAGATATTTCTGCACTTGTTTGACCTGTTTGATTAATTTCTGACTCAATACGTTCTCTTGTCCAACCAAAGCAATAGCAGACAGGAACATCGAACCTTTGCTCTTTTTGAAATACAGGTACTTTGATTTGGTCGATGCTAAATGTCTGACCTTTACCATTAAAATAAACTACCTGACAATCTGGTGTCAAACAAAAAAAATATTCTGTATTGGGATTCACTTGTTCTAAAGCAGAAGGTTGAAGTAAGCTTTTAAGGGTAATCAATTGAACTAGCTTACCCTTTTCCCCGTTTATGGGACAACATGAGTCAGCAAAATTTTCAGCAGTAGAAACGCAGCAAGGAGTTTTAGTCATAGTTTTTCTTCCTATTATTTTGGGATTGATGTTTAAATTTTAATAATTCTTAACCTTAAACTCTTGACTCTCCAGTTTACTAGAGACTTTAACATAAAAAAAAGCTAGAGAGTCCTGATTATGAAAAAAGATAATCTCAAAATAACAGGAATGAGTTGCGCGGGTTGTGCTAGTAGAGTAGAAACAGTAATTACCCGCATTCCTGGAGTAGAATCATGTTATGTTAACTTTGCTTTAGCTGAAGCTAGTCTAAGTTATAATCCCCAACAAATTAGTTTAGGGAAAATCCAACAAATAGTCACTCAAGCGGGATATCCCGCTGAGATGATTACTCCGGAAATAGATACTAGTCAAACCACAGAAAATCTTAGTTTAACTAGAAAAGTCATCTTCGGAGGAATCAGCAGTATCTTACTGATGATTGGAGCATTACCGATGATGTTTATGATACCCTTACCCCAAGGGTTGACTTGGTTATCTCTACACTGGGTACAATTTATTATTACTACTCCTGTGATGATTTGGTGTGGTCAACCCTTTTTCAGTGGCGCATTGAAAGCCCTAAAACAACGTAGTGCTAACATGAATACCTTAATAGCATTAGGTACAGGTTCAGCCTATATTTACTCAGTAATAGCCACAGTCTTTCCACAATGGTTTAAAAGTATCGGAATACATCCAGAAGTCTATTACGAAATAGCCGCGGTAATTATCACCATGATTTTACTAGGAAAATTATTAGAAAATCGTGCTAAAGGACAAACCACCGCAGCGATTACTAAATTAATGGGTTTACAACCTAAAACAGCTAGAGTACTTAGACAAGGAGAAGTAGAAGATATCCCCATAGAATCGGTAACAGTCGGGGATAAAGTGATGGTACGTCCAGGAGAAAAAATACCCGTAGATGGCATAATTATTGAGGGAAACTCCACTATTGATGAAGCAATGATTACGGGAGAAAGTATCCCAGTGGAAAAAAGACCCTCAGATGAAGTAATCGGGGCTACTATTAATAAAACAGGAAGTTTTATCTTTCAAGCTACTAAAGTAGGTAAAGAGACGGTTTTAGCCCAGATTATCGCTTTAGTTAAACAAGCACAAGGATCTAAAGCCCCAATACAAAGATTAGCCGATCGAGTTATTAGTATATTTGTACCCATAGTCATGGCGATCGCCCTGGTTACCTTCATCCTCTGGTTACTAATCACCCAAAATCTAAGCTTAGCCTTAATTAATACCATCGCTGTACTAGTTATAGCTTGTCCTTGCGCTTTAGGTTTAGCTACCCCAACCTCAGTGATGGTAGGAACAGGAAAAGCCGCGGAATTAGGTATCTTAGTTAAAGATGCTCAAAGCTTAGAAATAGCCCAAAAACTCAATACTATAGTATTTGATAAAACAGGAACTCTCACCGCAGGAAACCCTAGAGTAATTAACTTTAGTACTAGTAAAGGAGTCGATAATTCCCAAACAAGAGAACTTATCGAATTAGCAGCTATAGTAGAAAAATACTCAGAACACCCCTTAGCAGAAGCGATCGCCCGTTACGCACAACAACAGGGAGTCAAGTTACCCTTTGCAGACGCAGTAGATTTTTTAGCCTTACCAGGAAAAGGAGTACAAGCTATAGCCAAAGGTAAATTAGTGCAAATTGGCACAAAAACCTGGTTAGAAGAAATAGAAATCACCGATAATAATTTAGACGCTTTAGCTAGAGAATGGCAAAACGCAGCTCAGACGGTTATCTGGTTAGCAGTCAATCAAGAAATTCAAGGTATTTTTGGTTTAGGAGATAGTCTCAAAGAGAGTGCAATTCCTACTATCCAAAAACTCAAACAAAAGGGATTAGAGATAGTGATGCTGACAGGAGATAACCAAAAAACCGCCACAGCTATAGCTTCTCAACTAGGTATTGTCAAAGTTTTCGCCCAAGTCAAACCCTTCGACAAAACCAGGATTATCAGTAGTTTGCAACAAGAAGGTAAAATAGTGGCTATGGTAGGGGATGGTATTAACGATGCACCAGCTTTAGCTCAAGCTGACTTAGGGATAGCCATTGGTACAGGAACAGATGTAGCGATCGCAGCAGCTGATTTAACCCTTATTTCCCCTGATTTAAATAG of Gloeocapsa sp. DLM2.Bin57 contains these proteins:
- a CDS encoding (2Fe-2S)-binding protein, with translation MTKTPCCVSTAENFADSCCPINGEKGKLVQLITLKSLLQPSALEQVNPNTEYFFCLTPDCQVVYFNGKGQTFSIDQIKVPVFQKEQRFDVPVCYCFGWTRERIESEINQTGQTSAEISIRNHIKAKRCGCEVNNPQGSCCLANVRQVTKSLQQNEKQ
- a CDS encoding copper-translocating P-type ATPase: MKKDNLKITGMSCAGCASRVETVITRIPGVESCYVNFALAEASLSYNPQQISLGKIQQIVTQAGYPAEMITPEIDTSQTTENLSLTRKVIFGGISSILLMIGALPMMFMIPLPQGLTWLSLHWVQFIITTPVMIWCGQPFFSGALKALKQRSANMNTLIALGTGSAYIYSVIATVFPQWFKSIGIHPEVYYEIAAVIITMILLGKLLENRAKGQTTAAITKLMGLQPKTARVLRQGEVEDIPIESVTVGDKVMVRPGEKIPVDGIIIEGNSTIDEAMITGESIPVEKRPSDEVIGATINKTGSFIFQATKVGKETVLAQIIALVKQAQGSKAPIQRLADRVISIFVPIVMAIALVTFILWLLITQNLSLALINTIAVLVIACPCALGLATPTSVMVGTGKAAELGILVKDAQSLEIAQKLNTIVFDKTGTLTAGNPRVINFSTSKGVDNSQTRELIELAAIVEKYSEHPLAEAIARYAQQQGVKLPFADAVDFLALPGKGVQAIAKGKLVQIGTKTWLEEIEITDNNLDALAREWQNAAQTVIWLAVNQEIQGIFGLGDSLKESAIPTIQKLKQKGLEIVMLTGDNQKTATAIASQLGIVKVFAQVKPFDKTRIISSLQQEGKIVAMVGDGINDAPALAQADLGIAIGTGTDVAIAAADLTLISPDLNSIITAIRLSQATVSNIRSNLFFAFIYNILGIPIAAGILYPLTGWLLNPILAGAAMAFSSVSVVTNALRLRRFR